Proteins encoded within one genomic window of Eurosta solidaginis isolate ZX-2024a chromosome 1, ASM4086904v1, whole genome shotgun sequence:
- the Tbc1d22 gene encoding TBC1 domain family member 22B, translating into MENNVDGARQNDSSNNTNTTSSAISAAKTPTNTTLTTTSTTLGTNNKNHSLSIPNFSNCSTNSSFWKNSGRLVPGRPSPKRIEVTPYSGNSSGRATNKEGMVSTFRDYQQSVSDAWDMGDDEFCIISGAASGNDSRISKRVSHTAALNVIEIHRNSATNSTKRLIANDSATLSTGKISSGKTATSVPTVLLTTEETQKRNKIQYSVSQSSEEASQKNEPKSDAEARVKIVRNFHAYPGRPQLQKFSSNTQETEYETKIEKFHILLESPLLDLVALKKLSWSGVPKKMRAVSWRLLSKYLPPAGERRNVVLESKRQGYQDLRHNYFRVDSQDESQQDTYRQIHIDVPRMNPQISLFQQKLVQEIFERILFIWAIRHPASGYVQGINDLVTPFFIVFLQELLEPGTDLEKFDISTLSVDKRDAIEADSFWCLSKFLDCIQDNYIFAQLGIQEKVNQLKDLIQRIDGNLHRHLQAHGVDYLQFSFRWMNNLLTRELPLHCTIRLWDTYLAESDGFAFFHLYVCAAFLLHWKDRLLQQNDFQGLMLLLQNLPTENWSDRQINVLVAEAFRLKFTYADAPKHLEVKS; encoded by the exons ATGGAAAATAATGTAGACGGTGCGAGACAAAACGACAGCAGCAACAATACAAACACCACGTCCAGTGCAATATCAGCGGCAAAAACACCAACTAACACCACTCTAACGACAACGTCCACGACATTGGGTACAAATAACAAAAACCACAGTTTAAGCATCCCTAACTTTAGCAATTGTAGTACCAATTCATCGTTTTGGAAAAATAGTGGACGTTTAGTGCCAGGCCGTCCTAGTCCAAAACGTATTGAAGTTACTCCGTATAGCGGAAATAGTAGTGGGCGTGCCACTAATAAAGAAGGTATGGTGTCTACATTTCGCGACTATCAACAATCGGTTAGCGATGCGTGGGATATGGGTGATGATGAATTCTGTATAATATCTGGAGCAGCGTCTGGAAATG ATTCACGTATATCCAAAAGAGTTTCCCATACAGCAGCACTAAATGTGATAGAGATACATCGTAATTCAGCAACGAACTCCACCAAACGTTTAATAGCAAATGATTCAGCTACATTATCAACGGGAAAAATATCTTCTGGCAAAACCGCGACATCAGTGCCAACAGTTCTATTAACAACAGAGGAAACGCAAAAACGAAACAAAATTCAATATTCAGTCAGTCAGTCTAGTGAAGAAGCAAGCCAAAAGAATGAGCCAAAAAGCGATGCTGAAGCGAG GGTTAAAATTGTACGCAACTTTCACGCATACCCAGGACGTCCACAGTTGCAAAAGTTTAGCTCGAATACACAAGAAACAGAATATGAAACGAAAATCGAAAAATTCCACATACTTTTGGAATCGCCATTATTAGATTTGGTGGCTTTGAAAAAACTCAGCTGGTCTGGTGTGCCAAAAAAG ATGCGTGCGGTTAGTTGGCGTTTGCTATCCAAGTATCTACCACCAGCTGGTGAACGCCGAAATGTTGTACTCGAAAGTAAACGCCAAGGATATCAGGATTTGCGACATAATTATTTTAGAGTTGATAGTCAAGATGAGTCACAACAGGATACTTATAGACAG ATACATATCGATGTACCACGAATGAATCCACAAATATCACTCTTCCAACAAAAACTCGTACAGGAAATATTTGAGCGAATTTTATTCATTTGGGCCATACGTCATCCAGCCTCGGGTTATGTGCAAGGCATTAATGATTTAGTCACGCCGTTTTTCATTGTATTTCTGCAAGAATTATTGGAGCCAG GTACCGATTTGGAAAAATTTGATATAAGCACTTTGTCGGTGGATAAACGAGACGCTATTGAGGCGGATTCATTTTGGTGTCTTTCTAAATTTCTCGATTGCATACAAGATAATTATATATTTGCGCAGCTGGGTATACAAGAAAAGGTGAATCAATTGAAAGATCTTATACAGCGAATCGATG GCAATCTGCATCGTCATCTGCAAGCGCATGGCGTGGATTATTTACAATTTTCCTTTCGTTGGATGAATAATTTACTCACGCGTGAGCTGCCGCTACATTGCACAATACGCTTGTGGGATACATACCTCGCCGAATCCGATGGTTTTGCATTCTtccatttgtatgtatgtgcggCTTTTCTGTTGCACTGGAAAGATCGATTGCTGCAACAAAATGATTTCCAG GGTCTTATGTTGCTGCTACAAAATCTGCCAACAGAAAATTGGTCTGATCGTCAGATAAATGTTTTGGTTGCGGAAGCGTTTCGGCTGAAATTCACCTATGCTGATGCGCCAAAACATTTAGAGGTGAAAAGTTGA